The Dioscorea cayenensis subsp. rotundata cultivar TDr96_F1 chromosome 7, TDr96_F1_v2_PseudoChromosome.rev07_lg8_w22 25.fasta, whole genome shotgun sequence genome includes a region encoding these proteins:
- the LOC120265131 gene encoding pentatricopeptide repeat-containing protein At3g22670, mitochondrial-like, translating to MTVISDSDDDFVILAQSQSLVTSVNIRKANGFMTDVSKDPPCEIVDDDVDEISNVLKKRFSSPETWVDNQPEFNNKQFPKSYDMMVDILGKCKKFDLMLQFVEEMNHIGGLVSLSTMAKVIRRFSGARRWHDAIKSFYDLELFGVKKDCSALNKDFGNANAILTEMRSQGCLPTVVTYTIIMHSLGKMQIVRFEEMHRDGIRPNAITYSTLISAFCDYSQEEDAFKLIAKMGEIPCMPDVKTYHLLLKLCCKRKYTKLLMYLLVDMFEKDISLDPGTYTMLVQSLCQNGKTTTVMLVF from the exons ATGACTGTTATTTCTGATTCTGATGATGATTTTGTGATTCTGGCTCAGTCACAGAGTTTGGTGACTTCCGTGAATATCCGAAAAGCCAATGGCTTCATGACTGATGTGAGTAAGGATCCGCCATGCgagattgttgatgatgatgttgatgaaatTAGCAATGTTTTGAAGAAGAGGTTTTCATCTCCTGAAACG TGGGTTGATAATCAACCTGAATttaacaacaaacaatttcccaAATCGTATGATATGATGGTTGACATCTTGGGGAAGtgtaaaaaatttgatttgatgttgCAATTTGTTGAGgaaatgaatcacattgggggATTGGTCTCGTTATCAACAATGGCTAAAGTTATTAGAAGGTTTTCAGGGGCTAGAAGATGGCATGATGCTATAAAGTCCTTCTATGATTTGGAGTTGTTTGGGGTAAAGAAGGATTGTTCAGCTTTGAAT AAGGATTTCGGGAATGCCAATGCTATTCTTACTGAGATGCGATCCCAGGGATGCCTTCCAACTGTTGTTACATACACAATCATAATGCATTCTTTAGGAAAG ATGCAAATTGTCCGCTTTGAGGAGATGCACAGGGATGGGATTCGTCCAAATGCTATTACATACAGTACCTTGATTTCCGCCTTTTGTGATTATTCTCAAGAGGAAGATGCGTTCAAACTAATTGCAAAAATGGGAGAAATCCCTTGCATGCCTGATGTCAAGACTTACCACCTGTTATTGAAACTATGCTGTAAAAGGAAATATACAAAACTGTTAATGTACTTGTTAGTAGATATGTTTGAAAAGGATATTAGCTTGGATCCAGGCACCTACACTATGCTAGTGCAGAGTCTGTGTCAGAATGGCAAAACTACAACAGTCATGCTTGTTTTTTGA